The following proteins are encoded in a genomic region of Enterocloster clostridioformis:
- a CDS encoding sodium-dependent transporter, with protein sequence MEREKFSSRLGFILISAGCAIGLGNVWRFPYIVGEYGGAAFVLVYLVFLLILGLPIVVMEFAVGRASRKSAALSFDLLEPKGSRWHLTKYIAMAGNYILMMFYTTVGGWMMLYFFKTLKGDFGGLDSEAVAGEFGSMLANPALMGGFMVIVVLLCFGVCAMGLQKGVERITKVMMVCLLVLMVVLAVHSMVLPGGGPGLEFYLKPDFGKMAEAGIGEAVFAALGQSFFTLSIGIGALAIFGSYIGKERTLTGEAVSVTLLDTLVAFMAGLIIFPACFAYNIESTAGPSLIFITLPNVFNHMAGGRIWGTLFFLFMSFAAFSTIIAVFQNIISFATDLTGCTLKKAVLCNIAAIIILSVPCVLGFNLWGSFDPLGEGSTVLDLEDFILSNNLLPIGSMLYLLFCTSRYGWGFKKFTAEANEGEGIHFPVWARIYVSYILPLIVLIIFIQGYVSKFMSN encoded by the coding sequence ATGGAACGCGAAAAATTTTCGTCCAGGCTGGGCTTCATCCTTATAAGCGCGGGATGCGCCATTGGTCTGGGCAATGTGTGGCGGTTCCCTTATATAGTAGGCGAATACGGAGGTGCCGCTTTTGTTCTTGTATACCTGGTGTTCCTGCTGATACTGGGACTTCCCATCGTAGTCATGGAATTTGCAGTGGGAAGGGCCAGCCGCAAAAGCGCGGCCCTGTCCTTTGACCTGCTGGAGCCAAAGGGAAGCAGGTGGCATCTGACCAAGTACATCGCCATGGCAGGCAACTATATTCTGATGATGTTCTACACGACTGTGGGCGGATGGATGATGCTTTATTTTTTTAAGACCCTTAAGGGGGATTTCGGCGGCCTGGATTCAGAGGCAGTGGCCGGTGAATTCGGCAGTATGCTGGCTAATCCCGCGCTGATGGGAGGGTTCATGGTCATTGTGGTCCTGCTGTGCTTCGGAGTCTGCGCCATGGGCCTTCAGAAGGGCGTGGAGCGCATTACAAAGGTCATGATGGTGTGTCTGCTGGTGCTGATGGTAGTGCTGGCCGTGCATTCCATGGTTCTGCCGGGAGGCGGTCCCGGGCTGGAGTTTTACCTGAAGCCTGATTTTGGGAAAATGGCGGAGGCGGGTATCGGTGAAGCCGTGTTCGCTGCCCTGGGACAATCCTTTTTCACCCTGAGCATTGGTATCGGAGCCCTGGCAATCTTCGGAAGCTATATCGGCAAGGAGAGAACGCTGACAGGAGAGGCGGTCAGCGTAACCCTGCTGGACACCCTGGTGGCTTTCATGGCCGGACTCATCATATTCCCGGCATGCTTTGCCTACAATATTGAGTCCACAGCAGGACCATCCCTGATTTTCATTACCCTGCCCAATGTATTTAACCATATGGCAGGCGGCAGAATCTGGGGGACACTGTTTTTTCTGTTTATGTCCTTTGCGGCTTTTTCCACCATCATCGCGGTGTTCCAGAACATCATTTCATTTGCAACGGATTTGACGGGATGCACCCTTAAGAAGGCGGTTCTCTGCAATATAGCCGCCATCATCATTCTGTCCGTTCCATGTGTGCTGGGCTTTAATCTCTGGGGCAGCTTTGACCCCCTGGGAGAGGGAAGCACGGTTCTGGACCTGGAGGATTTCATCCTCAGCAACAACCTTCTGCCTATCGGCAGCATGCTTTACCTGCTGTTTTGCACCAGCCGCTATGGATGGGGCTTTAAGAAATTTACGGCAGAGGCCAATGAAGGGGAGGGAATTCATTTTCCTGTGTGGGCCAGGATTTATGTGAGTTATATCCTGCCTTTGATTGTACTCATCATATTCATTCAGGGATATGTCTCCAAGTTTATGAGTAATTAG
- a CDS encoding metal-sensing transcriptional repressor encodes MNQEEGCACRHKHREVSEERGLMNRLNRIEGQIRGIKSMVEDERYCVDIITQVAAVQAALNSFNKVLLERHIKSCVVDDIRSGDSDATVEELCRTLQKMMK; translated from the coding sequence ATGAATCAGGAAGAAGGCTGCGCCTGCCGCCATAAACATAGGGAAGTGTCGGAAGAACGCGGGCTCATGAACCGGCTGAACCGGATAGAGGGACAGATAAGGGGCATCAAGTCCATGGTGGAGGATGAGCGCTACTGCGTGGACATCATCACCCAGGTGGCAGCGGTCCAGGCAGCGCTTAACAGCTTTAACAAGGTGCTTTTGGAGCGCCATATCAAGTCCTGCGTGGTGGATGATATCCGCAGCGGCGACAGCGACGCCACGGTGGAGGAGCTTTGCAGGACTCTGCAGAAGATGATGAAATAA
- a CDS encoding ABC transporter permease: MSVIYFIFQQTMLFTIPLMIVALGGMFSERSGVVNIALEGIMTMGAFTGILFLNMTGDRMSGQLQLLLAILISTATGAVFAFFHAYASINMKANQTISGTALNMFAPAFAIFVARVIQGVQQIQFSNTFRIESVPLLGNIPFFGPLLFRNTYITTYLGVVILVLSTLVLYRTRFGLRLRSCGEHPHAADAAGINVCRMQYAGVLISGVLGGLGGLVFVVPTSTNFNADVAGYGFLALAVLIFGQWKPVKIMWASLFFGLMKAVAAAYSGIPFLAATGIPSYVYKMIPYLATLIVLVFTSRNSQAPRASGVPYDKGQR, encoded by the coding sequence ATGAGTGTGATTTATTTTATATTCCAGCAGACCATGCTGTTTACCATTCCCCTGATGATTGTGGCCCTGGGCGGCATGTTTTCCGAGCGGAGCGGTGTGGTCAACATTGCCCTGGAGGGAATCATGACCATGGGAGCCTTTACGGGCATCCTGTTCCTGAACATGACAGGAGACAGGATGAGCGGACAGCTGCAGCTGCTACTGGCCATCCTTATCTCCACGGCCACGGGAGCTGTCTTTGCCTTCTTTCATGCCTACGCGTCCATCAACATGAAGGCAAACCAGACCATCAGCGGAACAGCCCTCAACATGTTTGCTCCGGCCTTTGCCATCTTTGTGGCCAGGGTTATCCAGGGAGTGCAGCAGATTCAGTTCAGCAATACCTTCCGGATTGAATCCGTTCCCCTGCTGGGCAATATCCCGTTTTTCGGCCCATTGTTATTCCGGAACACATACATCACCACGTATCTGGGCGTCGTGATTCTGGTTCTGTCCACCCTGGTGCTTTACCGGACCAGGTTCGGCCTGAGACTGCGCTCCTGCGGAGAGCACCCCCATGCAGCAGACGCGGCGGGCATCAATGTCTGCCGCATGCAGTATGCAGGCGTCCTGATATCCGGGGTCCTGGGCGGTTTAGGGGGGCTGGTGTTCGTGGTGCCCACATCCACTAATTTTAACGCGGATGTGGCAGGATACGGATTCCTGGCCCTGGCAGTTCTTATCTTCGGACAGTGGAAGCCGGTAAAAATCATGTGGGCATCCCTGTTCTTCGGCCTCATGAAGGCGGTGGCGGCAGCCTATTCCGGCATACCGTTTCTGGCGGCAACAGGGATTCCCAGCTATGTGTACAAGATGATACCCTATCTGGCCACCCTGATTGTCCTGGTATTTACATCCAGGAACTCCCAGGCTCCCAGGGCCTCCGGCGTTCCCTATGACAAAGGGCAGAGATAG
- a CDS encoding C-GCAxxG-C-C family protein, with protein MNLKKEVSVAKIAKDAEDLFRGGFFCSEAVVCSIRSNFEMDVPEEVIAMASGFPIGIGRSKCLCGAVSGGVMAIGLVFGRTVQKDPQVEQTLALSKELHDWFKAANGKNALCCRILTKEFDMGAGEHKEQCIHFTGLVAGKVAEMIIREKGLTNIDE; from the coding sequence ATGAATTTAAAGAAAGAAGTGAGTGTGGCCAAAATAGCAAAGGATGCAGAGGATTTATTCCGCGGAGGATTCTTCTGTTCAGAGGCAGTTGTCTGTTCCATCCGCAGTAACTTTGAGATGGATGTACCGGAGGAGGTCATTGCCATGGCATCCGGATTCCCCATTGGAATCGGGCGCTCCAAGTGCTTGTGCGGAGCTGTGTCAGGCGGTGTCATGGCCATTGGCCTTGTATTCGGCCGCACGGTCCAGAAGGATCCCCAGGTGGAACAGACACTGGCTCTTTCCAAGGAGCTTCACGACTGGTTCAAGGCGGCTAACGGGAAGAACGCGCTGTGCTGCCGGATTCTCACAAAGGAATTTGACATGGGGGCAGGGGAGCATAAGGAACAGTGTATCCATTTTACGGGTCTGGTGGCAGGCAAGGTAGCCGAGATGATCATAAGGGAAAAGGGACTTACGAATATTGACGAATAG
- a CDS encoding ABC transporter permease, which produces MSPNKRTGRKRDYVGVLSSVFAIVIGLLVGFVILLICNPSQALPGFVTILTGAFTHGLKGVGQVFYYATPIILTGLSVGFAFKTGLFNIGTPGQFIVGAFAAVYVGIMWTGLGRIQWAVALLAAILGGALWGMVPGVLKACFNVNEVIASIMMNYIGMYMVNWIVKSYKPLFNNLRNESRNVAATAQIPKMGMDKLFPESSVGGGILLAVAAVLLIWVILNKTTFGYELKAVGFNRDAGRYAGINEKRNIIMSMVIAGAIAGMAGGLLYLAGTGKHIEIKDVLAPEGFTGISVALLGLSHPIGVLFSGLFIAYLTAGGFYLQLFEFSTEIIDIIVAVIIYFSAFALIVKTILTRMNRKREKGGGQI; this is translated from the coding sequence GTGAGCCCAAACAAAAGGACAGGGAGAAAACGGGATTATGTAGGTGTGCTGTCATCGGTGTTTGCCATTGTCATCGGACTGCTGGTAGGATTTGTCATACTGCTGATATGCAATCCATCCCAGGCACTGCCGGGATTTGTGACCATCCTGACAGGAGCCTTTACCCACGGCTTAAAGGGCGTGGGACAGGTATTTTACTATGCAACCCCCATTATACTGACCGGTCTTTCCGTTGGCTTTGCCTTTAAGACGGGCCTGTTTAACATCGGCACGCCGGGGCAGTTTATTGTGGGCGCCTTCGCGGCTGTCTATGTGGGAATCATGTGGACCGGCCTTGGGAGGATTCAGTGGGCCGTGGCCCTGCTGGCAGCCATTCTGGGCGGAGCTCTGTGGGGAATGGTCCCCGGGGTTCTGAAAGCCTGCTTTAATGTAAACGAGGTTATTGCCTCCATCATGATGAACTATATCGGCATGTACATGGTGAACTGGATTGTCAAGAGCTACAAGCCTCTCTTTAACAACCTGCGCAATGAATCCAGGAACGTGGCAGCCACCGCGCAGATCCCCAAGATGGGAATGGATAAGCTGTTTCCGGAGTCAAGCGTGGGCGGCGGTATCCTTCTGGCCGTTGCCGCCGTGCTGCTAATATGGGTTATCCTCAATAAGACCACCTTTGGCTATGAGCTTAAGGCGGTGGGCTTTAACCGGGACGCCGGCAGGTATGCGGGCATCAACGAGAAAAGGAACATCATCATGAGCATGGTCATAGCAGGGGCCATAGCAGGCATGGCAGGGGGACTTCTGTACCTGGCAGGCACCGGCAAGCACATTGAGATAAAGGATGTGCTTGCGCCGGAAGGCTTTACCGGCATCTCCGTGGCGCTGCTGGGACTGAGCCATCCCATCGGAGTGCTGTTTTCCGGGCTGTTCATCGCATATCTGACAGCCGGGGGATTTTACCTGCAGCTCTTTGAATTCTCCACGGAAATCATTGACATCATTGTGGCGGTCATCATTTATTTCAGCGCCTTTGCCCTGATAGTGAAAACCATCCTGACCCGGATGAACCGAAAACGGGAGAAAGGAGGCGGCCAGATATGA
- a CDS encoding BMP family lipoprotein, protein MKKRILALALAAVMAGSLTACSGSSGTDTKAAPAQTEAPASESKPEAKEESKAEEGDAAKTASSKGGAEGYELALVTDLGTIDDKSFNQGAWEGLKKYAEENSISYKYYQPQEGTTDSYLETIGLAIEGGAKLVVCPGFLFEEPIYMAQDKYPDVHFILLDGEPHDADYNYKTNDNVMPILFQEDQAGFLAGYAAVKDGYTKLGFMGGMAVPAVIRFGYGFVQGAEFAAEEDAVTGLEIMYNYTGAFSATPEAQSMAASWYQNGTEVIFGCGGAVGNSVMAAAQEKNARVIGVDVDQSTESETVITSAMKLLSNSVYDGVKDFYDGSFPGGRTSVFTAANNGVGLPMDTSKFEKFSQEQYDAIYKKMADGEITLVQFSADNNDPTKDLTDLTNTKVTFVE, encoded by the coding sequence ATGAAAAAACGGATACTGGCACTTGCCCTGGCGGCGGTTATGGCTGGTTCCCTGACAGCCTGCTCAGGCTCATCAGGAACAGATACCAAGGCAGCCCCCGCACAGACAGAGGCTCCGGCTTCAGAGAGCAAACCGGAAGCAAAGGAAGAGTCCAAGGCAGAGGAAGGAGATGCTGCAAAGACAGCCTCGTCCAAGGGGGGCGCGGAAGGCTATGAGCTTGCCCTGGTCACCGATCTGGGGACCATAGACGATAAGTCCTTTAACCAGGGCGCATGGGAGGGCCTTAAGAAGTATGCGGAGGAGAACAGCATCTCCTATAAATATTACCAGCCCCAGGAAGGCACTACAGATTCCTATTTGGAAACCATCGGCCTGGCCATTGAGGGCGGCGCCAAACTGGTAGTATGCCCCGGCTTCCTGTTTGAGGAGCCCATCTACATGGCTCAGGACAAGTACCCGGATGTGCACTTCATTCTGCTGGACGGGGAGCCCCATGATGCGGATTACAATTATAAGACAAATGATAATGTGATGCCCATTCTGTTCCAGGAGGACCAGGCCGGCTTCCTGGCAGGCTATGCGGCTGTAAAGGACGGATATACGAAGCTGGGATTTATGGGAGGCATGGCAGTGCCGGCAGTTATCCGCTTTGGATATGGTTTTGTCCAGGGCGCGGAGTTTGCGGCTGAGGAGGATGCAGTCACGGGCCTGGAAATCATGTATAATTACACAGGCGCATTTTCAGCCACGCCGGAGGCACAGTCCATGGCGGCTTCCTGGTATCAGAACGGCACAGAGGTAATCTTCGGATGCGGCGGCGCTGTGGGCAATTCCGTGATGGCGGCCGCGCAGGAAAAGAATGCAAGGGTAATTGGCGTGGACGTGGACCAGAGTACTGAATCCGAGACAGTCATCACGTCTGCCATGAAGCTTCTTTCCAACTCCGTGTATGACGGAGTAAAGGATTTCTATGACGGCAGCTTCCCGGGAGGCAGGACATCCGTGTTTACCGCTGCCAACAACGGCGTGGGACTTCCCATGGATACCTCCAAGTTTGAGAAGTTTTCCCAGGAGCAGTACGACGCCATTTACAAGAAAATGGCTGACGGAGAGATTACGCTGGTACAGTTCTCGGCGGATAATAATGACCCAACAAAGGATTTGACTGATTTGACCAATACAAAGGTTACCTTTGTGGAGTAG
- a CDS encoding ABC transporter ATP-binding protein: protein MDDYIIEMLGITKEFPGIIANDNITLRLKKGEIHALLGENGAGKSTLMSVLFGLYQPEKGIIKVRGREVKIKGPLDANALGIGMVHQHFKLVHNFTVLQNIVLGMETVSRGFLKMDNARKKVVELSERYGLYIDPDALIQDITVGMQQRVEILKMLYRDNEIMIFDEPTAVLTPQEIDELMEIMGSLVAEGKSILFITHKLDEIKAVADRCSVLRRGKYIGTVDVASITKEEMSEMMVGRKVSLSVEKTPAAPGRTVLEAEHVSVKSHMEGHTKLVVNDVSFQVRSGEIVCIAGIDGNGQTELVHAITGLGETAGGRILINGRDVTKKSIRARNTHGLSHIPEDRHKHGLVLDYNLAYNLVLQQYFEPGFQHWGFLKNEEIYKYADKLIEDFDIRSGEGADTITRSMSGGNQQKAIVAREISRDHDILLAVQPTRGLDVGAIEYIHRELVKQRDAGTAILLISLELDEVMNLSDRILVMFEGTIVADLNPGEVTVQELGLYMAGSKRQEPKGKAGERL, encoded by the coding sequence ATGGATGATTACATTATAGAGATGTTAGGCATTACAAAAGAATTTCCCGGTATCATTGCCAACGACAACATCACCCTCCGGCTGAAAAAAGGGGAAATCCACGCGCTGTTAGGCGAGAACGGTGCCGGGAAATCCACGCTGATGAGCGTTCTGTTCGGCCTTTACCAGCCGGAGAAGGGAATCATAAAGGTCAGGGGCCGGGAAGTGAAGATAAAGGGGCCTCTGGACGCCAATGCCCTTGGAATCGGTATGGTGCACCAGCATTTCAAGCTGGTACACAATTTTACCGTGCTCCAGAACATTGTACTGGGGATGGAGACGGTCAGCCGCGGCTTCCTGAAGATGGACAATGCCAGGAAAAAAGTGGTGGAGCTCAGCGAGCGTTACGGCCTGTACATTGACCCGGACGCTCTGATTCAGGATATTACGGTGGGGATGCAGCAGCGGGTGGAGATACTTAAAATGCTCTACCGGGACAATGAAATCATGATATTTGACGAGCCAACAGCGGTCCTGACTCCCCAGGAAATCGACGAGCTCATGGAGATTATGGGCAGTCTGGTGGCGGAAGGCAAGTCCATTCTTTTTATTACCCACAAGCTGGATGAAATCAAGGCGGTGGCGGACCGGTGTTCTGTTCTGCGTCGGGGAAAATACATAGGCACCGTGGATGTGGCTTCCATCACCAAGGAGGAAATGTCGGAGATGATGGTGGGCCGCAAGGTGAGCCTGTCTGTTGAAAAGACTCCGGCAGCGCCGGGCAGGACTGTGCTGGAGGCAGAGCATGTTTCGGTGAAATCCCATATGGAAGGCCATACCAAGCTGGTGGTAAACGACGTGAGCTTTCAGGTAAGGAGCGGGGAGATTGTCTGCATTGCCGGAATCGACGGCAACGGGCAGACGGAGCTGGTGCACGCCATAACCGGCCTGGGTGAAACCGCAGGGGGAAGAATCCTGATAAACGGCCGGGATGTGACGAAAAAGAGCATACGCGCCCGCAATACCCATGGACTCAGCCATATACCGGAGGACCGGCACAAGCATGGCCTGGTGCTGGATTATAACCTGGCCTATAACCTGGTGCTGCAGCAGTATTTTGAGCCTGGGTTCCAGCACTGGGGTTTCCTTAAGAATGAGGAAATTTATAAGTATGCCGACAAGCTGATTGAGGACTTTGACATACGAAGCGGCGAGGGAGCGGATACCATCACGCGCAGTATGTCCGGAGGCAATCAGCAGAAGGCAATCGTGGCAAGGGAGATATCCAGGGACCATGACATCCTGCTGGCGGTCCAGCCCACCAGAGGACTGGATGTGGGCGCCATCGAATACATCCACAGGGAGCTGGTGAAGCAGAGGGACGCCGGCACGGCCATTCTGCTCATATCCCTGGAATTGGACGAGGTCATGAATCTCAGCGACCGGATTCTGGTCATGTTTGAGGGAACCATCGTGGCTGACCTGAATCCCGGGGAAGTGACGGTACAGGAGCTGGGACTCTACATGGCCGGTTCCAAACGCCAGGAGCCAAAAGGAAAGGCAGGTGAGAGGCTGTGA
- a CDS encoding TDT family transporter produces the protein MIKKIPLPATGVMLGMAALGNLLQSYSEGVRLLCGAVSLILGILIVIKIILYPGQFAGDMKNPIMASVSGTFSMAVMLLAGYAKPFAGSSAVIIWYAGIGLHIALMVYFTARFMIHLKMQQVFASYYIVYVGIAVASVTAPAFDKLAVGTAAFWFGFAAALILLVLVTYRYVNFKQVPEPAQPLFCIYTAPVSLCLAGYIQSVQPKSLGLVLFMMILSSVIYIAVLIKTPAYLKMKFYPSYAAFTFPFVITAIGLKMAVACLGGMGHPVPALSYAVAGETVIASVLTIYALVRYGMAVLERGH, from the coding sequence ATGATAAAGAAAATACCTCTTCCGGCAACAGGCGTCATGCTGGGCATGGCTGCCCTGGGAAATCTGCTCCAGTCTTATTCGGAAGGAGTCCGCCTTCTGTGCGGGGCGGTATCCCTGATTTTGGGGATCCTGATTGTGATCAAAATCATATTATACCCCGGGCAGTTTGCCGGGGACATGAAGAATCCCATCATGGCCAGTGTTTCAGGAACCTTTTCCATGGCAGTCATGCTTCTGGCAGGATATGCCAAGCCCTTTGCGGGAAGCAGCGCCGTGATAATCTGGTATGCCGGCATTGGGCTGCACATTGCCCTCATGGTGTATTTTACAGCCAGATTCATGATTCACCTTAAAATGCAGCAGGTATTTGCAAGCTACTACATTGTCTATGTGGGAATCGCGGTGGCAAGTGTCACGGCGCCAGCCTTTGATAAACTGGCAGTGGGAACAGCAGCCTTCTGGTTCGGCTTTGCGGCGGCCCTCATACTGTTGGTATTGGTTACATACCGCTATGTGAACTTTAAACAGGTTCCGGAACCGGCACAGCCGTTGTTTTGCATCTATACGGCGCCTGTCAGCCTTTGCCTGGCCGGATATATCCAGTCCGTGCAGCCAAAGTCACTGGGGCTGGTCCTGTTTATGATGATTCTCAGCTCAGTCATTTACATTGCGGTGCTTATAAAGACACCGGCATACCTGAAGATGAAGTTTTATCCCAGCTATGCCGCCTTTACCTTCCCCTTTGTCATTACAGCCATTGGGCTTAAGATGGCCGTGGCCTGTCTCGGCGGCATGGGACATCCCGTACCTGCCCTGTCATACGCTGTGGCTGGTGAAACCGTCATAGCATCCGTCCTTACCATCTATGCTCTGGTGAGATATGGTATGGCAGTGTTGGAACGGGGACATTGA
- a CDS encoding heavy metal translocating P-type ATPase: MTTQRYHIDGMSCAACSSAVERVMRKLNGVESSNVNLTTNRMVITYDESRVTPEMICEKVSRAGFSASLIVEEEQNKKKEEEEWQQQEEQLEAVKRRVITAICFAVPLLYISMGHMLPFTLPLPAFMQMDKNPLNFALAQLILTVPVLICGRRFYLVGIRSLLKGNPNMDSLVAIGTGSAFIYSLVMTLGIPGDHMKAHQLYYESAAVVVTLVMLGKFMESRSKGKTSEAIRKLMELAPDTAILYENGTEREVETSLVAVGQHILIKPGSRIPLDGILVQGSSSVDESMLTGESIPAEKQPGDRVIGGSMNYNGAMEVEVTHVGSDTTLSKIIKMIEDAQGKKAPISKLADKVAGYFVPAVMGIALAAALLWWIFGGKELSFVLTIFVAVLVIACPCALGLATPTAIMVGTGVGAGHGILIKSGEALEICHKVDAVILDKTGTITEGKPRVTDVNVISGAVVEQVWKPGSGAFGESTREPQTSEDEKREHLLGIAAACEQMSEHPLGQAIVQVAREKQMDLAMPEAFESITGAGIITAWKGWKVAVGNRRLLNQLHVPVSQDTEKAASEYANTGKTPMYVVIDGRLAGIVCVADTIKETSVEAVEKIKSLGVAVYMVTGDNEKTAQYIGRLAHVDQVVAEVLPEDKAQVVNRLQNEGKTVMMVGDGINDAPALVQADVGCAVGNGSDIALESGDVVLMKSDLMDVYRVVKLSKATIRNIKQNLFWAFFYNSLGIPVAAGVLYLLGGPLLSPMLGGFAMSLSSVCVVGNALRLRNLKL; the protein is encoded by the coding sequence ATGACCACGCAGCGATATCACATAGACGGAATGTCCTGTGCCGCATGCAGCAGCGCGGTGGAGCGTGTTATGAGAAAGTTAAACGGTGTGGAGAGCAGTAATGTGAACCTGACAACCAACCGAATGGTGATTACCTATGACGAGAGCCGGGTGACGCCTGAAATGATTTGTGAGAAGGTATCCAGGGCGGGTTTTTCTGCCAGCCTGATTGTGGAGGAAGAACAGAACAAGAAAAAGGAAGAAGAGGAATGGCAGCAGCAGGAGGAACAGCTGGAGGCTGTGAAGCGCAGGGTGATTACCGCCATTTGTTTTGCTGTTCCTTTGCTCTACATTTCCATGGGGCATATGCTGCCCTTTACCCTGCCTCTGCCGGCCTTCATGCAGATGGATAAGAATCCGCTTAATTTTGCCCTGGCCCAGCTCATACTGACCGTACCGGTCCTTATTTGCGGACGCAGGTTCTATCTGGTAGGCATTCGTTCTCTGCTTAAGGGCAATCCCAATATGGATTCCCTGGTGGCAATTGGTACGGGAAGCGCGTTTATCTACAGCCTTGTGATGACTCTGGGCATTCCGGGGGATCACATGAAGGCCCACCAGCTGTATTATGAGTCAGCGGCCGTGGTGGTCACACTGGTAATGCTGGGCAAGTTCATGGAGAGCCGCAGCAAGGGAAAGACATCCGAAGCAATACGCAAGCTCATGGAGCTGGCACCGGACACGGCTATTCTCTATGAGAACGGTACGGAGAGGGAAGTGGAGACCTCCCTGGTGGCTGTGGGGCAGCATATCCTCATAAAGCCGGGCAGCCGGATACCCCTGGATGGTATACTTGTACAGGGCAGCAGCAGCGTGGACGAGTCCATGCTTACCGGGGAGAGCATCCCGGCGGAGAAACAGCCGGGGGACCGCGTAATCGGCGGAAGCATGAATTATAATGGGGCTATGGAAGTGGAAGTGACCCATGTGGGAAGCGATACCACCCTGTCCAAAATCATTAAGATGATTGAGGATGCCCAGGGCAAGAAGGCACCTATCTCCAAGCTGGCGGATAAGGTGGCCGGATACTTTGTTCCCGCTGTCATGGGAATCGCCCTGGCGGCGGCCCTGCTGTGGTGGATATTCGGAGGAAAGGAACTTTCCTTTGTGCTGACCATATTCGTGGCCGTCCTGGTCATTGCCTGCCCGTGTGCGCTGGGGCTGGCCACTCCCACGGCCATCATGGTGGGAACCGGGGTTGGAGCCGGACACGGCATACTGATTAAGAGCGGTGAGGCCCTGGAGATTTGCCATAAGGTGGATGCCGTCATACTGGATAAGACAGGAACCATCACAGAGGGAAAACCCAGGGTGACGGATGTAAATGTGATCAGCGGAGCCGTGGTGGAACAGGTGTGGAAGCCGGGGAGCGGGGCTTTCGGGGAAAGCACCAGGGAACCTCAGACTTCTGAGGATGAGAAAAGGGAGCACCTGTTGGGAATCGCCGCCGCCTGTGAACAGATGTCGGAACATCCCCTGGGCCAGGCCATTGTGCAGGTTGCCAGGGAGAAGCAGATGGACCTGGCGATGCCCGAGGCATTTGAGAGTATCACCGGGGCAGGTATTATCACGGCCTGGAAGGGATGGAAGGTGGCGGTGGGCAACCGGCGTCTCCTTAACCAACTGCATGTGCCTGTATCCCAGGATACGGAAAAAGCAGCCTCAGAATACGCCAATACAGGAAAGACTCCCATGTATGTGGTGATTGACGGCCGGCTGGCCGGGATCGTGTGCGTGGCCGATACCATCAAGGAAACCAGTGTGGAGGCGGTGGAAAAGATAAAGAGCCTGGGAGTGGCTGTATACATGGTTACAGGTGATAATGAGAAAACGGCCCAGTACATCGGCAGGCTGGCCCATGTGGACCAGGTGGTGGCAGAGGTGCTTCCGGAAGACAAGGCCCAGGTCGTAAACCGGTTGCAGAATGAAGGAAAAACAGTTATGATGGTAGGTGACGGCATCAACGACGCACCGGCGCTGGTCCAGGCTGACGTGGGCTGCGCTGTTGGAAACGGCAGCGATATTGCCCTGGAATCCGGGGACGTGGTGCTGATGAAGTCTGACCTTATGGATGTCTACAGGGTTGTCAAATTGAGCAAGGCAACCATCCGCAATATAAAACAGAATCTGTTCTGGGCATTTTTCTATAACTCATTGGGAATCCCGGTGGCAGCAGGAGTGCTGTACCTGTTGGGCGGCCCGCTGTTAAGCCCCATGCTGGGAGGATTCGCGATGTCCTTGAGCTCAGTGTGCGTGGTGGGAAATGCCCTGAGACTCAGGAATCTGAAGCTGTAG
- a CDS encoding helix-turn-helix transcriptional regulator, translating to MKTRIQELRKHDKVTQEELALALGVTRQTIISLENGKYNASLQLAFKISRFFGKSIEDIFLFEEEE from the coding sequence TTGAAGACCAGGATACAGGAACTGAGGAAACATGACAAAGTCACCCAGGAGGAGCTGGCCTTGGCCCTGGGCGTGACCAGGCAGACCATAATATCCCTTGAAAACGGGAAGTATAATGCTTCCCTGCAGCTGGCTTTTAAGATTTCAAGATTTTTCGGAAAAAGCATAGAGGATATATTTTTATTTGAAGAGGAGGAATGA